A window from Candidatus Aegiribacteria sp. encodes these proteins:
- a CDS encoding metallophosphatase family protein: MLIRIISDIHSNFDALEAVLTDPPGLNASATFCLGDIVGYGAEPSRCIKKVRDVCDIIVTGNHDAGVVGRTPLDNFNRPGASALIWTKTVLSDEEIKWLSSLPYSAEFDEFFLCHSFPAAPESWVYVLKPGQAMSAVSARPDSISLIGHTHLPGCWKADGNYTDSAKGDFSHIRLVNAGSVGQPRDRDTRAAYLLIDTEKRTWEHRRVEYDIDSAAEKIRNKMLPAILWKRLYEGR, translated from the coding sequence ATGCTTATAAGAATAATATCGGATATACACAGTAACTTTGATGCGCTTGAAGCTGTTCTGACCGACCCTCCGGGATTGAATGCATCCGCGACATTCTGCCTTGGAGATATTGTCGGATACGGAGCTGAGCCGTCCAGATGCATCAAGAAGGTTCGAGATGTCTGTGATATTATCGTAACCGGGAATCACGATGCTGGAGTGGTTGGAAGAACCCCTCTGGACAATTTTAACAGACCGGGAGCATCAGCTCTGATATGGACGAAAACAGTACTTTCAGATGAAGAGATAAAATGGCTTTCTTCACTTCCATATTCAGCTGAGTTCGATGAATTTTTCCTGTGTCACAGCTTTCCCGCAGCCCCGGAGAGCTGGGTATATGTCCTCAAGCCCGGGCAGGCCATGAGCGCTGTCAGCGCAAGACCTGATTCTATTTCACTTATAGGGCATACTCACCTTCCAGGCTGCTGGAAGGCCGATGGAAACTATACGGATTCTGCGAAAGGGGATTTTTCTCACATTCGACTTGTGAATGCGGGAAGTGTCGGGCAACCAAGAGATAGAGATACCAGAGCAGCCTACCTTCTTATAGATACTGAGAAACGAACCTGGGAACACCGCAGAGTAGAGTATGACATCGATTCAGCAGCGGAGAAAATAAGGAACAAAATGCTTCCGGCAATCCTGTGGAAGCGGCTGTATGAAGGACGCTGA
- the nusB gene encoding transcription antitermination factor NusB, which yields MGVRSRGRKALLQARFAAFINKSPFPENMESMRDFLKDTELGIGVPLEIEDWVWVTDLGRVVQNNREEIDSRIEEAMDNWTLDRLNIVTRLILEQALGEMDYFEPPTPAAVAIDEAIELAKVFDSEEAASFVNGVLDNLI from the coding sequence ATGGGTGTAAGGAGCAGAGGCCGAAAAGCTCTTCTTCAGGCCAGGTTTGCAGCGTTCATTAATAAGAGTCCTTTTCCTGAGAACATGGAAAGCATGAGGGATTTTCTCAAGGATACCGAATTGGGAATAGGTGTTCCTCTTGAGATCGAAGACTGGGTATGGGTAACTGACCTGGGAAGAGTAGTTCAGAATAACAGGGAAGAGATCGATTCCAGAATCGAAGAAGCTATGGATAACTGGACACTTGACAGACTGAATATCGTGACGCGGCTGATACTGGAACAGGCGCTTGGTGAAATGGATTATTTCGAACCTCCGACTCCTGCTGCCGTGGCAATAGATGAAGCCATTGAGCTGGCAAAGGTATTTGATTCGGAAGAAGCCGCCAGTTTCGTGAACGGGGTTCTCGACAACCTCATATAG